One Planctomycetia bacterium DNA window includes the following coding sequences:
- the butB gene encoding S-layer protein, giving the protein MIRLSRLSLVGVFCMLVVPAPADATEATGSTAVVERDIDFASRILPILTRHGCNSGGCHGAGGGAGQNGFYLSLFGFEPVKDHARIAEAARGRFLDFAAPDESLLLQKPSGIYPHGGGIRLPAESASYATLRRWIAAGAPLGDPDKYPVTSIDVEPAARVVRPGESVRIKVTAVYENGTREDVTDTCRFESNDAGVAAVDAEGTGLVTAGTVPGDVAIVVRYRDQCGFMSLTIPRQSRSPAKFPAPANFIDTHTFAKMEQMGVGPAAPADDGAFLRRMMVDVGGRVPTAEEAAAFLADPAPGKRAAWVDRVLDSGDYATTFADKWVVLLRSNREVAGFAATNALHQWLRQAFQDNMPYDAFVRALLTASGATGENPAVGWWRSQQSLNNKDFATNAAERVKDVAEDSAMLFLGQRIACAKCHQHPFDRWSQADYHAYAAYFARVQVKPSVGLAGTRIVHGRGDARIQHPSSGESLGPRPLGGAAVEIAPDEDPRQRLADWVTSPDNPVFARAIVNRMWAHFFGRGLVDPEDDLRETNPPSNPALLDALAADFVAHRFDLKHLVRTICASATYQAGSTPDEFNRDDTRNFSRHLPRRLKAEVLLDAIDALAGTRTTFKDVPVATRAMELPDDRSGTTFLGVFNRQRGVAACECGRNSASPSLGQSLQLINADEIQGKLGATGSRAKRFAEEKSRSVDSRIEELFLAAYSRRPTDAELTDVRAHLDERQQSVPAYEDVIWVLINSKEFLFTR; this is encoded by the coding sequence ATGATCCGGCTGTCGCGTCTGTCGCTGGTCGGCGTCTTCTGCATGCTGGTCGTTCCGGCGCCGGCGGACGCGACCGAGGCGACCGGATCGACCGCCGTTGTCGAGCGGGACATCGACTTCGCCAGCCGAATCCTTCCGATCCTCACCCGGCACGGCTGCAACTCGGGCGGCTGCCACGGTGCGGGGGGCGGGGCCGGCCAAAACGGCTTCTACCTGTCGCTGTTCGGCTTCGAGCCGGTCAAGGACCATGCCCGGATCGCGGAGGCCGCCCGTGGCCGGTTCCTAGACTTCGCGGCCCCCGACGAGAGCCTGCTCCTGCAGAAGCCGAGCGGCATCTATCCGCACGGCGGTGGCATTCGCCTTCCCGCCGAGTCGGCCTCCTACGCGACGCTGCGGCGCTGGATCGCCGCCGGCGCGCCGCTGGGCGACCCGGACAAATACCCCGTCACATCGATCGACGTGGAGCCTGCTGCGCGGGTCGTCCGCCCGGGCGAGTCGGTGAGAATCAAAGTCACGGCGGTGTATGAGAACGGCACTCGCGAGGACGTCACCGACACCTGCCGCTTCGAGTCGAATGACGCCGGCGTGGCCGCGGTCGATGCCGAAGGCACGGGGCTGGTGACCGCCGGGACCGTTCCCGGAGATGTGGCGATCGTCGTCCGCTACCGCGACCAGTGCGGCTTCATGTCGCTGACGATTCCCCGGCAATCGCGGTCCCCGGCGAAGTTTCCGGCCCCGGCGAATTTCATCGACACCCACACGTTCGCGAAAATGGAACAGATGGGGGTCGGCCCGGCGGCGCCGGCCGATGATGGGGCGTTCCTGCGCCGGATGATGGTCGACGTCGGCGGTCGCGTGCCGACGGCGGAGGAGGCGGCGGCGTTCCTCGCCGATCCCGCACCCGGCAAGCGGGCCGCCTGGGTCGATCGCGTGCTCGATAGCGGCGACTATGCCACCACCTTCGCCGACAAGTGGGTCGTGCTCCTGCGCAGCAACCGCGAGGTGGCCGGCTTCGCCGCCACCAACGCGCTGCACCAGTGGCTGCGGCAGGCGTTCCAGGACAACATGCCGTACGACGCTTTCGTTCGCGCACTGCTCACGGCCAGCGGCGCCACGGGCGAGAACCCGGCGGTGGGCTGGTGGCGGTCGCAGCAGAGCCTGAACAACAAGGACTTCGCCACCAATGCCGCCGAGCGGGTCAAGGACGTCGCCGAGGACTCCGCGATGCTGTTCCTCGGCCAGCGGATCGCCTGCGCGAAGTGCCACCAGCACCCCTTCGACCGCTGGAGCCAGGCCGACTACCACGCCTACGCCGCCTACTTCGCCCGCGTTCAGGTGAAGCCGTCGGTCGGCCTGGCCGGGACGCGGATCGTTCACGGCCGGGGCGACGCCCGGATCCAGCATCCCTCGTCGGGCGAGTCCCTGGGCCCGCGGCCGCTCGGCGGCGCGGCCGTCGAGATCGCGCCCGACGAGGACCCGCGGCAGCGGCTCGCCGACTGGGTCACCTCCCCGGACAACCCGGTCTTCGCCCGGGCGATCGTCAACCGGATGTGGGCCCACTTCTTCGGCCGCGGCCTCGTCGATCCCGAGGACGACCTGCGCGAGACGAATCCCCCCTCCAATCCAGCGCTGCTCGACGCCTTGGCGGCCGATTTCGTCGCCCACCGGTTCGACCTCAAGCATCTCGTGCGCACAATCTGCGCGTCGGCCACCTACCAGGCCGGCTCGACCCCGGACGAGTTCAACCGCGACGACACCCGGAACTTCTCCCGGCACCTGCCGCGTCGGCTCAAGGCGGAGGTGCTGCTCGACGCCATCGACGCGCTCGCCGGCACGCGCACCACGTTCAAGGACGTGCCTGTCGCGACCCGGGCGATGGAGCTCCCCGACGACCGCTCGGGGACCACCTTCCTCGGCGTATTCAACCGGCAGCGCGGCGTGGCCGCCTGCGAGTGCGGCCGCAACTCCGCCTCGCCGAGCCTCGGCCAGAGCCTGCAGCTGATCAACGCCGACGAGATCCAGGGCAAGCTCGGCGCCACCGGCAGCCGGGCCAAGCGGTTCGCGGAGGAGAAGTCCCGGTCGGTCGACAGCCGGATCGAGGAGCTGTTCCTGGCGGCCTATTCGCGGCGGCCGACGGACGCGGAGCTGACCGACGTCCGAGCCCACCTCGACGAGCGGCAGCAGTCGGTGCCGGCCTACGAGGACGTGATCTGGGTGCTGATCAACAGCAAGGAATTCCTGTTCACGCGTTGA
- a CDS encoding dehydrogenase — MPASQPASTAITRRRFAAGSAAVASLVTDAVTRTAHAAGSDRLKVGLVGCGGRGLGAAVQAMAADAGNVLWALADAFPDRLEQGANTIARTVADKAQADATFAARFDCPPERRFSGLDGYKRVIEACDVVLLAAPTAFRPAHLRAAIDAGRHVFCEKPVAVDATALRHVRDSLQTARDRKLNVVSGFCWRYSSRMRDVFRRIAAGAIGPVRSAITTYNVLGYRGEVPRKPGWTDMEYRLRNWQYYTWLSGDHITEQAIHSLDRMLWAFGDQLPVSVLCTGGRQLRGPAPEGNNIYDHFTAIFQFADGRRGVHMCRQFPNAANDNSDYITGTTGTAEINGFQHVQRLLTGAGTWNSDVPKNEPYQQEHDELFASIRAGGQIDDGNILVNSNLLTLMARASAYTGQVITVEQLWASRENLVPDPLALDMPPPASPIAEPGTTKFV, encoded by the coding sequence ATGCCAGCCAGTCAGCCTGCATCGACAGCCATCACGCGCCGCCGGTTCGCGGCCGGCAGCGCCGCCGTCGCATCCCTGGTCACCGACGCTGTCACCCGCACCGCCCATGCCGCCGGCAGCGACCGGCTCAAGGTCGGGCTCGTCGGCTGCGGCGGCCGCGGCCTCGGCGCCGCGGTGCAGGCGATGGCGGCCGATGCCGGCAACGTCCTCTGGGCGCTGGCCGATGCGTTCCCGGATCGCCTCGAGCAGGGCGCGAACACGATCGCCCGGACCGTCGCCGACAAGGCGCAGGCCGACGCGACATTCGCCGCCCGGTTCGACTGCCCTCCGGAGCGCCGCTTCAGCGGGCTCGACGGCTACAAACGGGTCATCGAGGCGTGCGACGTGGTCCTGCTCGCGGCTCCGACCGCCTTCCGCCCCGCGCACCTCCGGGCGGCCATCGACGCCGGGCGGCACGTGTTCTGCGAAAAGCCCGTGGCGGTCGACGCCACGGCGCTGCGGCACGTTCGCGACAGCCTGCAGACCGCCCGCGATCGGAAGCTGAACGTGGTCTCGGGCTTCTGCTGGCGGTACTCGTCGCGGATGCGCGACGTCTTTCGGCGGATCGCCGCCGGGGCGATTGGACCGGTCCGGTCCGCGATCACGACGTACAACGTGCTCGGCTACCGGGGCGAGGTGCCGCGGAAGCCCGGCTGGACCGACATGGAATACCGGCTCCGCAACTGGCAGTACTACACCTGGCTGTCCGGCGACCACATCACGGAGCAGGCGATCCACTCGCTCGATCGGATGCTCTGGGCGTTCGGCGACCAGCTGCCCGTCTCCGTGCTCTGCACCGGCGGCCGGCAGCTCCGCGGCCCGGCCCCCGAGGGGAACAACATCTACGACCACTTCACCGCCATCTTTCAGTTCGCCGACGGCCGGCGGGGCGTGCACATGTGCCGGCAGTTTCCCAACGCGGCCAACGACAACTCCGACTACATCACGGGCACGACCGGCACGGCGGAGATCAACGGCTTCCAGCACGTGCAGCGGCTCCTGACCGGCGCCGGCACGTGGAACAGCGACGTTCCCAAGAACGAGCCGTACCAGCAGGAGCACGACGAGTTGTTCGCGAGCATCCGCGCCGGCGGGCAGATCGACGACGGCAACATCCTCGTCAACAGCAACCTGCTCACGTTGATGGCCCGGGCCAGCGCCTACACGGGCCAGGTGATCACGGTCGAGCAGCTCTGGGCCTCGCGGGAAAACCTCGTTCCCGACCCGCTCGCGCTCGACATGCCCCCGCCGGCGTCGCCGATCGCCGAGCCGGGCACGACGAAGTTCGTCTGA
- a CDS encoding hydrolase, producing the protein MDTPESDVDRRTFLQAAAAAAVGLQVAGAAERAAAKPGSGPLPPAAGPLPVPQNMLGEFGPWARDLIGEAPARLSFRRPEFDRRGIADWRTKARARVRDCIASPESGGVPKAEVVRKAVLDGVEAELLRWQLPYGPPSEAVFLKPAGARERLPAVLALHDHSGKKYFGHRKVARLDEDVHPLVREHVTENYGGLWWANELARRGYAVLAPDAFLFGSRRVRLPDVPRVLSGLLVEPPDPEEGREIVGYNRWAAQHEHVVAKSLLCAGTTLPGVVLGEDQRALDYLCSRAEVDPGRVGCCGLSSGGLRVLYLAGLDDRIAAAVCVGMLTTWRDFCFSKSYTHTWMIYPPGLPRDLDYPEILGLRAPLPTLVQNCRQDALFSPPEVDRADRMLAEIYQKAGAESRYRCSFYPGTHRFDRDMQGEAFAWLDGQLGRR; encoded by the coding sequence ATGGATACTCCCGAGTCGGACGTGGATCGGAGGACATTTCTCCAGGCCGCCGCCGCGGCGGCGGTCGGCCTGCAGGTGGCCGGCGCCGCGGAACGGGCCGCCGCGAAGCCGGGCAGCGGTCCGCTCCCGCCGGCCGCCGGTCCGCTGCCCGTGCCGCAAAACATGCTCGGCGAATTCGGCCCCTGGGCCCGGGACCTGATCGGCGAGGCGCCGGCGCGGCTCTCCTTCCGCCGCCCCGAGTTCGACCGGCGCGGCATCGCCGACTGGCGAACCAAGGCGCGGGCCCGCGTCCGCGACTGCATCGCCAGCCCCGAGTCGGGCGGCGTGCCCAAGGCCGAGGTCGTGCGCAAGGCCGTCCTCGACGGCGTGGAGGCCGAGCTGCTGCGCTGGCAGTTGCCCTATGGCCCGCCGAGCGAGGCGGTGTTCCTCAAGCCGGCCGGCGCCCGCGAGCGGCTGCCGGCGGTGCTCGCGCTCCACGACCACTCCGGCAAGAAGTATTTCGGCCATCGCAAGGTCGCCCGCCTCGACGAGGACGTGCACCCGCTGGTCCGCGAGCACGTCACTGAGAACTACGGCGGGCTGTGGTGGGCCAACGAGCTCGCGCGCCGCGGCTACGCGGTGCTCGCCCCGGACGCGTTCCTGTTCGGCAGCCGACGGGTGCGGCTGCCCGACGTGCCGCGGGTGCTCTCCGGCCTGCTCGTCGAGCCCCCCGATCCCGAGGAGGGCCGCGAGATCGTCGGCTACAACCGCTGGGCGGCGCAGCACGAGCACGTGGTGGCCAAGAGCCTGCTCTGCGCCGGCACGACGCTGCCGGGCGTGGTCCTCGGCGAGGACCAGCGCGCCCTCGACTACCTCTGCTCCCGCGCGGAGGTCGATCCCGGACGCGTCGGCTGCTGCGGCCTGTCGAGCGGCGGCCTGCGGGTCCTGTACCTCGCAGGCCTCGACGACCGGATCGCCGCCGCGGTCTGCGTGGGCATGCTGACGACGTGGCGGGACTTCTGTTTCTCGAAGTCCTACACGCACACGTGGATGATCTATCCGCCCGGACTGCCCCGGGACCTCGACTATCCCGAAATCCTCGGCCTCCGGGCGCCGCTGCCGACGCTCGTGCAGAACTGCCGGCAGGACGCGCTCTTCTCCCCCCCCGAGGTCGACCGCGCCGACCGGATGCTCGCCGAGATCTACCAGAAGGCCGGGGCCGAGAGCCGCTACCGCTGCTCGTTCTACCCGGGCACGCACCGCTTCGACCGCGACATGCAGGGAGAAGCCTTCGCCTGGCTCGACGGCCAGCTGGGCCGCCGGTAG